One Desulfobaccales bacterium DNA window includes the following coding sequences:
- a CDS encoding FAD-dependent oxidoreductase: MAAKARGPVGQVMVVGAGIAGVQAALDLANSGFYVHLVEKKSAIGGVMAQLDKTFPTNDCAMCILSPKLVECGRHLNIEIHTLSEVTGIAGDPGNFQVTVEQRPRFIDSAKCIACGICAQKCPKKVPDEFNAELGQRKAAYVLYPQAVPLKYAIDKDTCIYFKKKGKCKACEKFCPAGAIDFDQKGEVRKVNVGAVILASGFTPYDPKRYQGYQYSTLPNVVTSLEFERILSASGPFQGHLVRPSEDHAEPKKIAWLQCVGSRDLNHCDNSYCSAVCCMYAIKQAVIAKEHSKEPMDAAIFFMDMRTHGKDFEKYYWRAEEEHGVRFLRSRVHSIDPVPGTADVAIRYLSENGELKVEHFDMVVLSVGLESSKEGLQLAQTLGIEIKADTRFVQTSAFTPVNTNKPGVYVCGAFQAPKDIPQSVMEASAAAAAAGELLNAARGTAIKVRKLPPETDVVGQEPRVGVFVCNCGINIGGVINVPALTEFVATLPGVVFADQNLFSCSADTQDKILGAIKENHLNRVVVASCSPRTHAPLFMETMQEAGLNPYLFDMANIRDQDSWVHMNEPEKALEKAKELVQMSVARVTQLEPLERMTFPVTKAALVIGGGAAGMEAAWSIADMGFKAFLVEKGDKLGGQARNLVVSSRGNDYQGYLDDLIKKVENHPNVEVLFNSTVTDPSGFIGNFVTMVATPKGERRLEHGVTILATGGQPYKPEEYLYGQNPNVFTAFEIDKLINAKDAKVTGAQQAVFIQCVGSREPQRPYCSRVCCTHSVESALALKKLKPEMDVFILYRDLRTYGEKELLYKEAREQGVMFIRFDLDGKPKVEQTADGKLKLTVTDPILGRPLVLKPDVLTLAAAVLPNPTEELGELFKVSRNAEGFFAEAHAKLRPVDFATDGFFMAGLAHYPKPIDESIAQAKAAAGRAATVLAQEQVEVEPIVSTVDQSLCIGCGLCEASCPFGAIRLVEVPGKGWRAENISALCKGCGICAAGCPQRAIDMAHFRDKQILAYINKAA, from the coding sequence ATGGCAGCGAAAGCACGAGGTCCAGTAGGTCAAGTAATGGTTGTAGGAGCCGGGATCGCCGGGGTGCAGGCAGCTCTGGACCTGGCTAATTCTGGTTTCTATGTCCATTTGGTGGAAAAAAAGTCGGCCATCGGCGGGGTCATGGCCCAGTTGGACAAGACCTTCCCCACTAATGACTGCGCTATGTGCATCCTTTCCCCCAAGTTGGTGGAATGCGGCCGCCACTTGAACATCGAGATCCATACGCTGTCCGAGGTTACGGGAATCGCCGGTGACCCGGGCAACTTCCAGGTGACCGTGGAGCAGCGGCCGCGCTTCATCGACTCGGCCAAATGCATTGCCTGCGGCATCTGCGCCCAAAAGTGCCCCAAGAAAGTTCCCGATGAATTCAACGCGGAGCTGGGTCAGCGCAAAGCCGCTTATGTGCTTTATCCCCAGGCGGTCCCCCTGAAATATGCCATCGACAAGGACACCTGCATTTATTTCAAAAAGAAGGGCAAATGCAAGGCCTGCGAGAAATTTTGTCCCGCCGGCGCAATAGACTTCGACCAGAAGGGCGAGGTCCGGAAGGTTAACGTGGGCGCGGTGATCCTGGCCTCGGGCTTTACCCCCTACGATCCCAAGCGGTACCAAGGGTATCAATACTCCACCCTGCCCAATGTTGTCACCAGCCTGGAGTTTGAGCGCATTTTGAGCGCTTCTGGCCCCTTCCAGGGGCACTTGGTGCGGCCTTCGGAGGACCATGCGGAACCCAAGAAGATCGCCTGGCTCCAGTGCGTGGGCTCCCGGGATCTGAACCACTGCGACAACAGCTATTGTTCCGCGGTGTGCTGCATGTACGCCATCAAGCAGGCTGTCATCGCCAAGGAGCACAGCAAAGAGCCCATGGATGCCGCCATCTTCTTCATGGACATGCGCACCCACGGCAAGGACTTCGAGAAATATTACTGGCGGGCTGAAGAGGAGCACGGCGTCCGCTTCCTGCGCTCCCGGGTCCACAGCATCGATCCGGTGCCGGGCACCGCAGACGTGGCCATCCGCTACCTATCGGAGAACGGCGAGCTGAAGGTGGAACACTTCGACATGGTGGTCCTGTCGGTGGGACTGGAATCCTCTAAAGAAGGCTTGCAGCTGGCCCAAACCCTGGGGATCGAGATCAAGGCCGATACCCGTTTTGTTCAGACCTCAGCATTTACTCCGGTCAACACCAATAAACCCGGCGTTTATGTCTGCGGCGCCTTTCAGGCCCCCAAGGACATTCCCCAATCGGTAATGGAGGCCTCTGCGGCCGCCGCGGCCGCAGGCGAACTTCTGAACGCCGCTAGGGGCACGGCCATCAAGGTACGGAAACTGCCGCCGGAAACCGACGTTGTCGGCCAGGAACCCCGGGTGGGCGTCTTTGTGTGCAACTGCGGCATCAATATCGGTGGGGTCATCAACGTTCCTGCCCTCACCGAATTCGTGGCCACCCTGCCAGGAGTAGTTTTCGCCGACCAGAACCTGTTTTCCTGCTCCGCCGACACCCAGGACAAGATCCTGGGGGCCATCAAAGAAAACCATCTCAACCGGGTGGTAGTGGCCTCGTGCAGTCCCCGCACCCATGCTCCCCTGTTCATGGAAACCATGCAGGAAGCTGGGCTCAACCCCTATCTCTTCGATATGGCCAACATCCGGGACCAGGACTCCTGGGTACACATGAACGAGCCGGAAAAAGCCCTGGAAAAGGCCAAAGAACTGGTGCAAATGTCCGTGGCCCGGGTTACCCAGCTGGAGCCTCTCGAGAGAATGACCTTCCCGGTAACCAAGGCCGCTCTGGTGATCGGAGGCGGCGCCGCCGGCATGGAAGCAGCCTGGTCCATCGCCGACATGGGTTTTAAGGCCTTTCTGGTGGAGAAGGGTGACAAGTTGGGCGGCCAGGCCCGAAACCTGGTGGTCAGCTCCCGAGGCAATGATTACCAGGGCTATCTGGACGACCTGATCAAGAAGGTGGAAAATCACCCTAATGTCGAGGTTCTGTTCAACTCCACCGTCACGGACCCCAGCGGTTTCATCGGCAATTTCGTCACCATGGTGGCGACCCCGAAGGGCGAACGGCGGCTTGAACACGGGGTGACCATATTGGCCACCGGCGGTCAACCTTATAAGCCGGAAGAATACCTGTACGGTCAAAACCCCAATGTCTTCACGGCCTTTGAGATCGATAAGCTCATCAATGCAAAAGACGCCAAGGTGACTGGGGCCCAACAGGCAGTGTTCATCCAGTGCGTGGGCTCCCGCGAACCCCAGCGGCCTTACTGCAGCCGGGTCTGCTGCACCCATTCCGTAGAAAGCGCCCTGGCTCTGAAAAAGCTGAAGCCGGAGATGGATGTCTTCATACTCTACCGGGATCTACGCACTTACGGGGAGAAAGAGCTGCTCTATAAAGAGGCCCGGGAACAAGGGGTCATGTTCATCCGTTTCGATCTGGACGGCAAGCCCAAGGTGGAACAGACGGCCGACGGCAAACTTAAGCTAACTGTCACCGATCCCATTTTGGGGCGGCCGTTGGTCCTCAAGCCCGACGTGCTGACCCTGGCCGCGGCGGTACTCCCCAATCCCACCGAAGAGTTGGGGGAGTTGTTCAAGGTATCCCGCAACGCCGAGGGTTTCTTTGCCGAGGCCCACGCCAAGCTCCGGCCAGTGGATTTCGCCACCGACGGCTTCTTTATGGCAGGCCTAGCCCATTATCCGAAGCCCATCGATGAGTCCATCGCCCAGGCCAAGGCCGCGGCGGGCCGGGCCGCAACCGTCCTGGCCCAGGAACAAGTAGAGGTGGAGCCCATTGTCTCCACGGTGGACCAATCTCTGTGCATCGGCTGCGGCCTGTGTGAGGCCAGCTGTCCCTTCGGCGCCATACGACTGGTGGAAGTGCCGGGCAAAGGCTGGCGGGCGGAAAACATCTCCGCCTTGTGCAAGGGCTGCGGCATCTGTGCCGCCGGTTGTCCCCAGCGGGCCATTGATATGGCCCATTTCCGCGACAAGCAGATTCTGGCTTACATTAATAAGGCTGCTTAA
- a CDS encoding hydrogenase iron-sulfur subunit produces the protein MGFLCNWCAYAGADTAGIARFQYPANLRIMRTMCTGRVDPMYVMKALEKDYDGVFVFGUHMGDCHYLEGNVYAAQRMDLVRYLLDLSGIGQDRLQVRWVSATEGQQFADYVTQLTELLREIGPLERDKMALHLAAVSRAINNPDLRWLMGMQRQLTERENVYHEKLDRASYEDVIKSAAKEEYYRGLIYATLKDGPQTVRQIAGVTGLPLYTISLRLNDLEKISLVSIMGHEGHSPKFGLLAA, from the coding sequence ATGGGCTTTCTCTGCAACTGGTGCGCCTATGCCGGGGCCGATACCGCGGGTATCGCCCGGTTCCAGTACCCTGCCAACCTGCGCATTATGCGCACCATGTGCACCGGCCGGGTTGACCCCATGTATGTCATGAAAGCTCTGGAAAAAGATTATGACGGGGTCTTCGTCTTTGGTTGACACATGGGTGACTGCCATTACCTGGAAGGTAATGTCTATGCAGCCCAGAGAATGGATCTGGTGCGCTATTTGTTGGACCTCTCGGGAATCGGCCAGGATCGCCTGCAGGTTCGTTGGGTCAGCGCCACCGAAGGGCAGCAATTTGCCGATTATGTCACCCAGCTCACTGAGCTGCTGCGGGAAATAGGCCCCTTGGAGCGCGACAAGATGGCACTGCACCTGGCGGCAGTGAGCCGGGCCATCAACAACCCCGATCTCAGATGGCTGATGGGTATGCAGCGTCAACTCACCGAGCGGGAAAATGTCTATCATGAAAAGCTGGACCGGGCGAGCTACGAGGATGTGATCAAATCCGCTGCCAAAGAGGAATACTACCGGGGTCTGATCTATGCAACCCTGAAAGACGGGCCTCAGACCGTCCGGCAAATCGCGGGAGTAACTGGCCTACCCCTCTACACCATATCCTTGCGGTTGAACGACCTGGAGAAAATTTCGCTGGTGAGCATCATGGGGCATGAAGGTCATAGTCCCAAGTTCGGCCTCTTGGCGGCCTAG
- a CDS encoding hydrogenase iron-sulfur subunit encodes MTAAWSPKIIGFCCRFUAYSAADLAGSMRLQYPPDIKVLLMPCTGRVDIIHLLKAFEAGADAVFVAGCLEGECHYLMGNIRAKKRVNKVKKDLVPMGIEPERLEMFNLSSSEGPKFAALAKEMVSRTLKLGPSPTKPEERAAWLASQPKAAEG; translated from the coding sequence ATGACTGCTGCGTGGTCTCCAAAAATCATCGGCTTTTGCTGCCGCTTCTGAGCATACAGCGCTGCGGACCTGGCAGGTTCGATGCGGCTGCAATACCCCCCCGATATTAAGGTCCTCCTGATGCCCTGCACCGGACGGGTGGACATTATCCACCTGCTCAAAGCCTTCGAGGCCGGAGCCGATGCCGTCTTTGTGGCAGGCTGCCTGGAGGGCGAATGCCATTATCTTATGGGCAACATCCGGGCCAAAAAACGGGTCAACAAGGTGAAAAAGGATCTCGTCCCCATGGGGATAGAACCGGAACGGCTGGAGATGTTCAACCTGTCCTCCTCGGAAGGGCCGAAATTTGCCGCCCTGGCCAAGGAAATGGTGAGTCGCACCTTGAAGTTGGGCCCCAGCCCCACTAAACCAGAGGAACGTGCGGCCTGGCTCGCTAGCCAACCCAAAGCCGCCGAAGGCTAA
- a CDS encoding SIMPL domain-containing protein (The SIMPL domain is named for its presence in mouse protein SIMPL (signalling molecule that associates with mouse pelle-like kinase). Bacterial member BP26, from Brucella, was shown to assemble into a channel-like structure, while YggE from E. coli has been associated with resistance to oxidative stress.), whose protein sequence is MQRIFLALFMVALVIAGFFLLPAQGAETLSPPSISVEAEGKVTATPDLATLTIEVETQAATAAAAGQANARQADHVLKALKPALGAEDKVRTLGYRLMPVHSYKDKTSPQEVKAYRAVNRLEIKIMDVARLGEVLDTALKNGASQINGPFWSHSRMEELQRQAVVDALERARRLAEALAQAAGLKIKSVDKISTGVRFIAPRGSSVNYLAAKAATPTPIEVGEEEIRAHVQAVFLVNP, encoded by the coding sequence ATGCAGCGGATTTTTTTAGCGCTATTTATGGTTGCCCTGGTAATCGCCGGTTTCTTTCTGCTCCCGGCCCAGGGAGCGGAAACCCTGTCCCCTCCCAGCATCAGCGTGGAGGCGGAAGGCAAGGTGACGGCCACGCCGGATCTGGCGACGTTGACCATAGAGGTGGAGACCCAGGCGGCTACCGCCGCGGCCGCGGGCCAAGCAAACGCTCGCCAGGCCGACCACGTCTTGAAAGCCCTGAAGCCAGCCTTGGGGGCCGAGGATAAAGTCCGGACTCTGGGTTATCGCCTGATGCCGGTGCATTCCTACAAAGACAAGACCTCTCCTCAGGAAGTCAAGGCTTACCGGGCCGTCAATCGGCTGGAGATCAAGATCATGGATGTGGCCCGGTTGGGTGAGGTGTTGGATACTGCTTTAAAAAACGGGGCTTCCCAAATCAATGGGCCGTTTTGGAGCCATTCCCGTATGGAAGAACTCCAGCGGCAGGCGGTCGTGGATGCCCTGGAACGAGCCCGGCGCCTGGCGGAAGCCCTGGCCCAGGCGGCTGGCCTTAAAATCAAAAGCGTGGACAAGATTTCCACCGGAGTTCGCTTCATCGCTCCCCGCGGTTCGTCCGTAAATTATCTGGCGGCCAAGGCGGCCACTCCCACGCCAATAGAAGTAGGCGAAGAAGAAATCCGGGCTCATGTCCAGGCAGTTTTCCTGGTGAACCCCTGA
- a CDS encoding response regulator transcription factor, giving the protein MKQPILIVEDHAGLRKSLREWLELSFARYPLLEAASGEEAIAIAQAASPCLVIMDIGLPGITGIEATESIKKAIPSTKVVMLTIFDDDDYRSHAAAAGAFAYVPKRKIKTELMPVVRRILEEDKGGT; this is encoded by the coding sequence ATGAAACAACCCATCTTAATTGTGGAAGATCACGCCGGCCTACGCAAATCCTTGCGAGAATGGCTAGAGCTATCATTTGCCCGCTACCCGTTATTGGAAGCCGCCAGCGGCGAAGAAGCCATAGCCATAGCCCAGGCGGCATCTCCCTGTCTGGTCATCATGGACATCGGCCTTCCGGGAATAACCGGCATCGAAGCCACGGAAAGCATCAAGAAAGCGATCCCCAGTACCAAGGTGGTGATGCTCACCATTTTTGACGACGACGACTATCGCAGCCACGCAGCCGCGGCCGGGGCTTTCGCCTATGTACCCAAACGCAAGATCAAAACGGAGCTTATGCCGGTTGTAAGACGGATTCTGGAAGAGGATAAAGGAGGAACCTAG
- a CDS encoding FAD-dependent oxidoreductase — protein sequence MTQQNDKKVGAALVLGGGIAGMQASLDLANAGFKVYLVDRSPTIGGTMSQLDKTFPTNDCSMCIVSPKLVEVARHIDIETITNSELESLTGEAGNFRAVIKNYPRYIDLEKCTGCGICRQTCPVKAVNEFNYGLDRRAATYIRYPQAVPLAYAIDRDSCIGCGLCEKVCLAKAVQYDDEVRERELAVGAVVLAPGFTLFDPRRLPGYEYSESPNIVSSMEFERILSATGPFQGHVMRPYDRDEPTKIAWLQCVGSRDEKTNPYCSSVCCMYAIKQAVIAKEHCKEFTLDTAIFFMDMRTHGKDFEKYYWRAEQESGVRFIRSRIHSIDPDHATGNIHIRYMSEDGAIQTEEFHLVVLSCGLEINPQVLQLADKLGVEIRPETHFAWSSPFAPVTTNRPGLFVCGAFQGPKDIPQSVMEASAAAAAAGELLASARGTELKVKELPPEQDVEGQEPRVGVFVCNCGINIGGVINVPVLTEYVATLPGVTVADQNLFTCSTDTQGKILNFIKEKKLNRVVVASCSPRTHMPMFQETVREAGLNPYLFEMANIRDQDSWVHMHEPEKALEKAKDLIRGAVARVVMLEPLHKQAFPVTKAALVIGGGVAGMEAALSIADMGFQAYLVEKGDQLGGQAWNLVTSARGYDYRGYLEELIKKVEKHANIEIMFNSTVKDTSGFIGNFSSVIQTPEGERQLDHGATIMCTGGYGLKPDEYLYGQNPRVRTSLEFDQLIAAKDPQIMEAQEAVFIQCVGSREPERPYCSRLCCTHSVENAIELKELNPNLDVFILYRDLRTYGDRELLYKKARELGVMFIRYDLDSKPKVEQTADGKLQLTINDPILGRPVVLKPDLLTLASAILPNPVEDIGEIFKVPRNAEGFLNEAHAKLRPVDLPSDGLFLAGLAHYPKPIDESIAQAKAAAGRAATVLAKSIVEVGGIVAVVDPDKCAVCLTCVRACPFNVPVIDYTIDAAYIDPAKCQGCGVCPSECPAKAITLKNFTDAQIIAQEEALAAG from the coding sequence ATGACGCAGCAAAACGATAAAAAAGTCGGGGCTGCCTTGGTATTGGGCGGCGGGATCGCCGGCATGCAGGCCTCCTTGGACCTGGCCAATGCCGGCTTTAAGGTCTACCTGGTGGATCGCTCTCCCACCATCGGCGGCACCATGTCCCAGCTGGACAAGACCTTTCCCACCAACGACTGTTCCATGTGTATTGTCTCCCCTAAGCTGGTGGAGGTGGCGCGGCACATTGATATTGAAACCATTACCAACTCGGAACTGGAATCCCTTACCGGGGAAGCGGGAAATTTTCGGGCCGTTATAAAAAATTATCCCCGTTATATCGATTTAGAGAAGTGTACCGGCTGCGGCATTTGCCGCCAGACTTGCCCGGTGAAAGCGGTTAATGAATTTAATTATGGTCTGGACCGCCGGGCGGCCACCTACATCAGATATCCCCAGGCGGTGCCCCTGGCCTACGCCATCGATCGCGACTCCTGCATCGGCTGCGGCCTGTGCGAGAAAGTCTGCCTGGCCAAGGCCGTCCAGTACGACGATGAGGTGAGGGAACGCGAGTTGGCGGTGGGCGCGGTGGTTCTAGCTCCGGGCTTCACCCTCTTCGATCCTCGCCGCCTACCCGGTTATGAATACAGTGAATCCCCCAATATCGTCAGCAGCATGGAGTTTGAGCGCATCTTAAGCGCCACGGGGCCATTCCAGGGCCATGTCATGCGCCCTTATGACCGGGATGAACCCACCAAGATCGCCTGGTTGCAATGCGTCGGCTCCCGGGATGAAAAAACCAATCCATACTGCTCTTCGGTGTGCTGTATGTACGCCATCAAGCAGGCGGTCATCGCCAAGGAGCATTGCAAGGAATTCACCTTGGACACCGCTATCTTCTTCATGGACATGCGCACCCATGGGAAGGATTTTGAGAAGTATTACTGGCGGGCTGAACAGGAAAGCGGGGTGCGCTTTATCCGTTCCCGGATTCACAGCATTGATCCCGATCACGCGACCGGCAATATCCACATTCGCTATATGAGCGAAGATGGAGCTATTCAGACGGAAGAATTTCATCTGGTGGTGCTCTCCTGCGGCCTGGAAATCAACCCCCAGGTCTTGCAACTAGCCGACAAACTTGGAGTTGAGATCAGGCCGGAAACTCACTTTGCCTGGAGCTCGCCCTTTGCACCGGTGACCACCAACCGACCGGGGCTCTTTGTCTGTGGGGCCTTTCAAGGTCCCAAGGACATCCCCCAGTCGGTAATGGAGGCCTCGGCTGCCGCGGCCGCCGCCGGCGAATTGTTGGCCTCGGCCCGGGGAACCGAACTAAAGGTTAAGGAGCTGCCGCCGGAGCAGGACGTCGAGGGTCAGGAGCCGCGTGTCGGCGTCTTCGTCTGTAACTGCGGCATTAATATCGGCGGTGTGATCAACGTGCCGGTCCTAACCGAATACGTGGCCACCCTGCCGGGGGTGACGGTGGCCGACCAGAACCTGTTCACCTGCTCCACTGACACTCAGGGCAAAATTCTGAATTTCATCAAGGAGAAGAAGCTCAACCGGGTGGTGGTGGCTTCTTGCAGCCCCCGGACCCATATGCCTATGTTCCAAGAGACCGTCCGGGAGGCGGGCCTCAATCCTTACCTTTTCGAGATGGCTAATATCCGGGACCAGGACTCCTGGGTGCATATGCATGAGCCGGAAAAGGCCCTGGAAAAGGCCAAAGACCTGATTCGCGGCGCGGTGGCCCGGGTGGTAATGCTGGAGCCCTTGCACAAGCAGGCCTTTCCGGTAACCAAAGCCGCCTTGGTCATCGGCGGTGGGGTCGCCGGCATGGAAGCCGCCCTATCCATCGCCGACATGGGCTTTCAGGCTTATTTGGTGGAAAAAGGCGATCAATTAGGCGGTCAGGCTTGGAACCTGGTGACCAGCGCCCGGGGCTACGACTATCGCGGCTACTTGGAAGAGCTGATCAAAAAGGTGGAGAAGCACGCCAATATCGAGATCATGTTCAACTCCACCGTCAAAGATACCAGCGGCTTCATCGGTAACTTCTCCTCCGTCATCCAGACCCCTGAAGGTGAGCGTCAGTTGGATCATGGTGCCACCATCATGTGTACGGGCGGGTACGGCCTGAAACCCGATGAATACCTCTATGGCCAAAACCCCAGGGTCCGTACATCCCTGGAATTCGACCAGCTTATCGCCGCCAAGGACCCCCAAATCATGGAAGCCCAGGAGGCGGTCTTTATCCAGTGCGTCGGCTCTCGGGAACCCGAGCGCCCCTACTGCAGCCGCCTGTGCTGCACCCATTCGGTAGAAAACGCCATCGAACTCAAGGAGCTCAACCCCAATCTGGATGTCTTCATCCTGTACCGGGATCTGCGCACTTACGGGGATAGGGAACTGCTCTACAAAAAGGCCCGGGAACTTGGGGTCATGTTTATCCGCTACGATCTGGACAGCAAGCCAAAAGTAGAGCAGACGGCCGACGGCAAGCTCCAACTGACCATCAACGATCCTATCCTGGGTCGGCCGGTGGTCCTGAAGCCCGACTTGTTGACTCTGGCTTCGGCGATACTGCCCAACCCGGTGGAAGATATCGGGGAAATCTTCAAAGTGCCTCGGAACGCCGAGGGCTTCCTCAACGAGGCTCACGCCAAGTTGCGCCCGGTGGATCTACCCTCCGACGGCCTCTTCCTGGCGGGGTTGGCCCATTATCCCAAGCCCATCGATGAGTCCATCGCCCAGGCCAAGGCCGCCGCGGGCCGCGCCGCCACCGTCCTGGCTAAGAGCATTGTGGAAGTGGGCGGTATCGTGGCGGTGGTGGACCCGGATAAATGCGCCGTCTGCCTCACCTGCGTGCGGGCCTGCCCCTTCAATGTGCCGGTGATTGATTACACCATCGACGCGGCCTACATTGATCCGGCCAAGTGCCAGGGTTGCGGTGTGTGCCCCTCGGAGTGTCCGGCCAAAGCTATTACCCTGAAAAATTTCACTGACGCCCAGATCATTGCCCAGGAAGAGGCTCTGGCTGCGGGATAA
- a CDS encoding succinylglutamate desuccinylase gives MPRRWVLIPVLSLVALMFIATGGHAARLLCISKEELKGEETVSSCLAHGHEFAIVEDNGVVHVLTRREVALTRLFNPKLFEQRAYGLKYLELAPEIKNQK, from the coding sequence ATGCCGCGTCGCTGGGTGCTGATCCCGGTCTTGTCATTGGTGGCCCTGATGTTCATCGCCACGGGGGGCCATGCCGCCAGATTGCTGTGCATTTCCAAAGAAGAATTAAAGGGGGAGGAAACGGTGAGTTCCTGCCTGGCCCATGGCCATGAGTTCGCCATAGTGGAAGACAACGGAGTCGTCCACGTTTTGACCCGCCGGGAAGTGGCCCTGACCAGATTGTTCAATCCCAAGCTCTTTGAGCAGAGGGCCTACGGCCTCAAGTATCTGGAACTGGCTCCGGAGATCAAAAATCAAAAGTAG
- a CDS encoding Rid family detoxifying hydrolase: MKKIVIETDQAPLPVGPYTQALAAGPFVFLSGQIPMDAKGRIVEGDIVVQTVQVIANLKAILAAVGLTLKDVVKTTVYLADMADFPEMNRAYGEFFPQHPPARTTIQAAGLAKNVSVEIDAIAVKKEWRV, translated from the coding sequence ATGAAGAAAATCGTCATTGAAACCGATCAAGCCCCGCTTCCTGTCGGCCCTTATACCCAGGCCCTGGCCGCCGGCCCTTTCGTCTTCCTGTCCGGACAGATTCCCATGGACGCCAAAGGCCGTATCGTGGAGGGGGACATCGTGGTACAAACCGTCCAGGTGATCGCCAACCTCAAGGCCATTTTGGCGGCCGTGGGGCTGACGCTGAAGGATGTGGTGAAAACCACGGTCTACCTGGCGGATATGGCCGATTTCCCGGAGATGAACCGGGCCTACGGCGAGTTTTTCCCCCAACACCCGCCGGCCCGCACCACCATCCAGGCCGCGGGGCTGGCCAAGAATGTCTCCGTGGAAATTGACGCCATCGCGGTGAAAAAGGAATGGCGCGTCTAA
- a CDS encoding DUF169 domain-containing protein, with amino-acid sequence MVLLADIQADVAGFLEILGLPEEPMGMFYAPIEPTDGFSPQSAVLPNVDMEARGEVDWAATFANFSCVMGIIWRGRKLGKPAYFDQARFGCLGGAFYLGFLKPQLDYIIHYVSTGVPKVLEGECYLESPEVTRRFFETLDPRPAPAQFCVFKPLSQFTPEETPEVVIFFARGEVIGGLNQLATFVTNDFEAVMSPFGAGCTNIVAWPLKYLERGQLKAVLGGWDPSDRRFLKPDEITFAVPWEMFARMVTRYRDSFLTKPTWSTVRKKIELSRKVWKEK; translated from the coding sequence ATGGTGCTCTTAGCTGATATCCAAGCGGATGTGGCGGGTTTTTTGGAAATCCTGGGTCTGCCGGAAGAACCTATGGGGATGTTCTATGCCCCCATAGAGCCCACCGATGGCTTCTCCCCCCAGAGCGCGGTTCTGCCCAACGTGGACATGGAAGCCCGGGGCGAAGTGGATTGGGCCGCGACCTTTGCCAATTTCTCCTGCGTTATGGGAATCATCTGGCGGGGCCGGAAACTGGGCAAACCCGCCTACTTCGATCAGGCCCGCTTCGGCTGCCTGGGGGGCGCCTTTTACCTGGGGTTTTTAAAACCCCAGCTCGACTATATTATCCATTATGTGTCCACCGGTGTTCCCAAGGTCCTGGAAGGGGAATGCTATCTGGAGTCTCCAGAAGTTACACGGCGATTCTTTGAGACGCTCGATCCCCGGCCGGCGCCGGCTCAATTTTGTGTGTTCAAACCCTTGAGCCAGTTCACCCCCGAGGAGACCCCGGAGGTGGTGATCTTTTTTGCCCGGGGCGAGGTCATCGGCGGCCTCAACCAATTGGCCACCTTCGTCACCAACGACTTTGAGGCGGTTATGTCACCTTTTGGCGCCGGGTGCACCAACATCGTGGCCTGGCCCCTGAAGTACTTGGAGCGGGGCCAATTGAAGGCGGTGTTAGGCGGCTGGGACCCATCCGACCGCCGCTTTTTAAAGCCCGATGAAATCACCTTTGCGGTGCCCTGGGAGATGTTTGCCCGTATGGTAACGCGCTACCGGGACTCCTTCCTCACCAAACCAACCTGGAGCACCGTGCGCAAAAAGATCGAACTGAGCCGCAAGGTGTGGAAAGAGAAATGA
- a CDS encoding NifU family protein: MKSVELALEKIRPMLQRDGGDIELVEVTNGVVKVRLTGACKGCPMSQMTLKQGVEKMLLKEVPGLKEVQAV, translated from the coding sequence ATGAAATCGGTGGAACTAGCCTTGGAAAAAATCCGCCCCATGTTGCAACGTGATGGTGGCGATATTGAACTCGTGGAAGTGACTAACGGCGTGGTGAAAGTTCGCCTGACCGGGGCCTGCAAAGGGTGCCCGATGTCCCAGATGACCCTGAAGCAAGGCGTAGAAAAGATGCTCCTCAAGGAAGTACCGGGCCTGAAAGAAGTCCAGGCCGTGTAG